One genomic window of Bacteroidetes Order II. bacterium includes the following:
- a CDS encoding CRISPR-associated protein, with protein MLLNLSNHPYGTWQAAQRAEAERRYGTVTDFPFPAVDPMLSGDAVAALAESVVEKVLQSPPNAIHVMGKMTLTFVLVARFQAAGLTCLASTSERLVVESEDGKKNRDFSICPISGISITIYIDLILIRTTFYRLSNC; from the coding sequence ATGCTCCTTAACCTCTCCAATCATCCTTATGGCACGTGGCAGGCGGCTCAGCGGGCGGAGGCCGAACGGCGGTATGGCACGGTGACGGACTTTCCTTTTCCGGCGGTGGATCCGATGTTGAGCGGGGACGCGGTGGCGGCCTTGGCCGAATCGGTGGTAGAGAAGGTATTACAATCGCCACCGAATGCCATCCATGTGATGGGGAAAATGACCCTCACCTTTGTTTTGGTGGCACGGTTTCAGGCGGCGGGGCTGACTTGTTTGGCCTCTACCTCGGAACGTCTGGTGGTGGAGTCGGAGGACGGAAAAAAAAACCGTGACTTTTCAATTTGCCCAATTTCGGGAATATCCATCACTATCTATATTGACCTAATTCTAATAAGAACAACATTTTATCGTCTTTCCAACTGTTGA